From the genome of Rattus rattus isolate New Zealand chromosome 6, Rrattus_CSIRO_v1, whole genome shotgun sequence:
ATGTGTGCACTTGAACAGATATATGCACATAATGCCCACATACTACCTACCCACTGTGGtgctttaaatatgcttggcccagggggtggcactgttaggaagtgtggccttgttgagtagatgtggtcttgctggaggaagtgtgtcactttggggtgGGCCTTGAGACCCTCCCTCTAGCTGGCTGCCTGAGAATGCTgagtcttctcctgactgcctttggatcaagatatagaactcttggctccttctccagcactgtgtctgcctgccatgcttcctgccaggatAACAGACTGAaaatctgaacctgtaagtcagccctaattaaatgtttcccttctaagacttgctttggtcatgatgtctcttctcagcaacgGGAACCTAAAGACACCCATCAACTCTACCCCTCCAACACAAAGAGAGGGCATGGTGGAGATAGGACTTTTCACAGGATAGCACCTGTCTTCTTAAACGCATTCCGTTTCAATGATTCTAGTATTCCCATTCTATTAACAAGTTAAGCCAAGCTTAGAGAGGTAAATGAATTCTTTGAAGACTTATGATTATTAAACTTAGAGCAGATATTCAAGACCTTTCTTAGCATCAAAAAACAGCCCCTGATTGAAAATGAACCAGAGCAGGCTCCTTGCTTTTTAGTCCCTAAGCACTTCACCTAGCTTGGTCCTCATATCTGCTAACCAATATACTTTCCTCACAGAGCAAGAGGACTCACTAAAGTGACAGCAGCTTAAAATTTCCACGTATTTCCCATTTCAAACACTGCTGGATGCGAGATGTGTTTCCCTTTATTCTGTCCCCATGATTCTGACAGGATATGTACTGTtatttcccatttcacagattcAAAACAGAAGCACGCACAAAAGTGTCAGAACCGGGACTCAGATCTAGGCAGTCTGTCTCAGATTATCTGCCTGTCAGTCTAAACTACTGACCACTGTGTATAGACGTTTCTCTAGTGAGGTACTGCATAGACTGGAAAACAGCCAACTAGTGAGGTGCTGATCGACTAGTGAGGTGTTTCAGGGGTCGAATCTGAGGATGAGTTGTATCCAGGACTGACCAGGCTAAGTATGGTAGTTGTGGGTGGAGACAGTGTTTGACACAGTGGGAAGCTTTGAGATAGGAGCTCACAGCTTGGGTAGAACTGAACAGATCTTcctgtccaaatgctgaagggGATGCACCTACTCACCAGCCAGGGCATGAAGGCTTGGGAAGCCATGATAAGTGACATCATCAAGCTGAACGAGTCGAGGTCCAAAGGCCTGGCACAGCCGTTCCACCATGCCAGTGATGCGAGCAATGTTGTTGTTGGAAGAacagatgaaagagaaaaggcattCAGTGGGGTCTTGTCTCAGCAGTCTCACACCTAGAGAGCAGAAAGGCAGGGGCCTGGAGATGCCTCAGGGAGACCCAGAACAATAAAAGGACTAAGGGATTGCTCGTGTAGAGAAACCACTAGACCTCTCCTGTCTCGTGGTATCTTGTGAGGTTTGGGTGATCATTCCATTCCACTGAGAACAAAAAAGCCATGATGCAAACACCACATGAACAGGGCTTGGTGTCCATGTTCTCTTTCCCAAAGAGCAAATGCGATTCAGGATATAATGACAGAATGAATGATGTCACCTGCTCCAGGACACAGTCAGGATTAGGCCCTATATCTTTATCACTTTTCCTGTGGTGGtggtcgtcatcatcatcatcatattaaCAACAATGTGCTAAGTAGTAGTCTAAACACTTTAAATAAGTAGGTTTTAATTATTTGCTATTCtcgtgtatgtgtgagtgtgggcataAGGGAGCCATGGCTCATGAGTGGacgtcagaagacaacttctagtagttggttttctccttccactgtggattATGGGCATTAAACTGTATGACAAGTGCTTTTATCTGATGAAACATCTTGGTGGCCCTGTATCTGCATTTTACAGAGGGCAAACGGAGTCACAGAGATGTAACTTAACAAAAGCCACCATTTCTGCTCTTGTACTCACCTTGGAATTTCTGAGCCACACTTTGGAAGTGCGAGTCCACCGAAGCCCAGTGGCTATAGAGCTGAGCCAGGCTGACATCTAGCTGAAAGTACTTGTGTAAGGTTTCCAGCTCCTCTAGGGTGGGCCTGCCGACCTGGCCCTTGTCTCCTCGGTACACGGTGCAATAGAGCTGATCCTCGGTCTGAGTCAGTGTCCACACTTGATCTGCCAGCACTCCACTCCAGTGAGCAGGGCTTTGCTCCCTCCACCTGGGCATCCCAGCAGACAGCCCTAGCACCGTTACCCATTTTGCACTCTTTAAAGTCCCTCCCTTTAAAGTCCCACTCTTTAAAGTCTTACAAATGTAAacttattgtaaataaaaatggtatgttttcattttaaaaataaaaaaaagaagtcgtactggggattgaacctacaGCCCTGTGCGTGAAAAGGAAGCACTCTtattactgagctacatccctcgTTTTCCCACTGATCTTTATTACTGGTCCTCTTAATCCTGCACTCATCACCTCTACTTCCtaaagaaggttaacaagcaagCCACCGGTGCTTACACTACAAAATGTACTCTCACCCATCACTCCCAACATTCTTTGCATCCCTGGTGGGCAGCACTGAAGAGTTAGCATCCTAGGGAACAGTCCAGCATCCTAGGGAACAGTCCTCCCAAGCGCAGTCACTCACCGGAAGGACTGTCCAGAAGCTAAAACCAGGTCCAGACGCAGCTCAGAGCGTGGACACGGGATAGAGGCCCAGAGGGCCGGGCTGGAGGTTAGGGTGCGATGTCTCATGCTGCTAGACAGGCTGGAACTGAATAACATTTGGATAGCAGTCCCCAGCCCATTACGTCCAATCAGAATTCGACTTTTCCACGTCCTACGGCCTCACACACAAGTGACCATACACACCCAGAACGTAACACCTTGGGTCCTAGATTCTGGATCTGGTGTAATTTTAATTTGTGTCCCTGTTGAATTTGAGTCTCCCTTTCCTTTAGGAAAGCCTCCAGCTCGCTACGAAACACCTAAACTACCCATTCTGCTCTCCTGTGGAGTacgcccctcctcttcctccggaCGTCGCCCCGCCCCCAGAACCTCCCGGCGCGCGCCTCCTCCTGCGCGGCCGTCGAGGTTTGGAAAGGCGCGCCAGTGTGGCTCTTCCGGGTCCCAGCTTACTCCCACCGGAAGTAAATCCTAGCTCCCGCTTATTTGATCCTAGAAGTAGCCAATCCGAGAAGAAAGTGAGAGGCACCAATGAGAACTCCGGAGTGGCAGAGTGGGCGGGCCTATCTGAGGCGCCGGAGCGGTTAGACTGCTGGCCTCGCTGCTTGGCGATTGGCTGTCCGAGGCCCTGCTCTGCCATTTCAGGGCTTTTGGTGTGATCTCAGGGCCTGCGACTTCCCCCGGCTGGCCCGCTCTGGATGGAGCCACATCCTTGCAGGGCGTAGTGGTACACACCGGTCGTCCCAGCACTCGGTAGGCAGAGGCGGGAGGCACGTTCGAGGAGGCATAATTAGGCTGGGCTACAtggcgagaccctgtctcaagaaacaaaccaaaagaatctCCCTGCTCAATCCCTTTTCTCCACCAACCCTCTTCTGAGGCGGTATGATTTCCAGCGCTGTCCCCTCCACGTCCTGTCAAGAGGTCCCATCTCGGGCTTCCCAGGCTTCAGAGGGCAGTCTCAGATTTGCTTACCTCAGCCACAGCCTGCGGTGCAGCTACCCCCTTCAGTCTGGGCATGTTCCTTAAGTATACCCAATCTTTTGCCCACAGCCGTGTGGAAAAGCCCTGTATATGGAGTTCACTGTCCCCAAATGTCAGTGTGTGGCCCAAGGCAGCCTAACGGACCAAACACAATCAGCACCTTGTTCCAAAGATGACTATATCATTTATAATCCTTTCAAAGGCAAAATGAATACTTAGGCTAAGAGACATGAATTTCAGACACTAGTCTGACACACTAGGACATTTTTCATCAAGCAGAGAAAATTTGGGGGTTGTATCTAAATTATTGGACTACAGATTCAGGGGCAAGGCCAGATGCTGATGTATTTTTGTGTCTATGGCAAGGTACAGCACACCTGCTAGAGCACATTAACCATCGACATCAAACGAATTGGGTCTTTTGTCTCAGTTTCATTCTGCAGTATCTATAAGGTCTTGGGCACCCATGTTCTACTGTGATTACCTCATCTAAAGGCCTGTCACCTTACAAGTGCCTGGCATTTTAGAAGGCATTCCCTTCAACAAGtatttaaagtagaaaaaatgCCAAGGTTGCATGTGTATTAACAGTCTTGTACAGCCCTACTTTGTTTTCAACTGAAGCATTTGAAGCATTTAAGCTATGGTCCTAACAAAGGACTTAAAGCATTTGAATCCATAAAAGCAAACTCTTCATCTGGTTTTAGCATGCCAGCTGAAGAGACACCTTTCCAGACAAATGCACCGGGGTTTAAGTCCTAGCTCTGCAACTTCTTAGTTGTAGGAACTTTGGcaagttaattaatttttctaaacCTTAGCATCTGAGATAACCAACCTGTTATTAATACACCCCATAATTACTGTAAAGATTACACAACAGTGTATCTAAAGGTACTTAGTATGGGCTGTCACTGTGGATAATCAGCCTATTATTAGCCCATCCATAGTTACTGCAGGGATTAGAaacaatttatgtatttttaggtATGTAGGGCAGCGCCTGCTACTCGGTGCATGGGGCATGTGAGCTCTTAGCTTTGCTACTGAAACTTTTCAAAGACAGGTTCTTGTCTCATTATTCTGCTTCCTctttgaactcatggcaatcctcctgtctcagcaccTCAGGTTCAGGGATTATAGGACGGTGCTACCATATCTAGCTATCTGATATGTCTTATGATTATATGCACAGTAGTCAGCAACCCCTTGGGCACAAAGTACACCCATCTATGAGACACAGAGCTCTCCTGAATCCCTCTGCCCTAGTCGAAGGCATGAAGAAAGAATtctaaatagattttattttctaagaatcaatatattttcttcctttgaaataaaTACAAACCAGTTTGAAAGGTAGAGGGGGACTctatgggaaaaagaaaggaagtagagacaagctccattcttttttttttctttttcttttttttagtacCAAATGACTCTGGCGCGACCCGGAAACGCAGTTACAAATGAGAATAATTTAAATTCTCCAATAATTACAGTATTTACAACAGCAGGGGAGGGGTCACCTAGTGCCCCTCTTCCAGGCTAGACAGACATCAATCCCACTGCTAGGCTGGGAAGATGCTGATTTACCTTACCACCTGCAAGGGCCTCAGGCCTCTAGGCAGTTATGAATTCCCCTAGCATGAGCAGGTAAGGGTGGTATGGCCTGTTTTTTACAGTATTCGAATTGAGGCCCACCACCCTACCCTACAATGCCATGAGTTCTTGAACTCTTTAGACCTGTGAGACCTCTCCTCTCCTTGCACTGAGTGGCCATGGGCCCTTGGAGTGTTTTGTACAGTCCAGCTGCACTCAGAGCAGGAGGGACCTCCCCTACCCAACTTCCCCTGAGACTGGCCCCAAGACCAGGAATTAATCAGTGCAGAGGGCGGCATCACTCCAGGACAATGAGCAAAGGGAAGGAGAGCCATCACAGAGTACCACTGGCCTCTGACAGTATCAGTCACTATCACTGGTCTCGCTGCTCTGCTCACCCTGCACCTTGCTTCGGTGCTGCAGAGCCCTGTGGTAGGCAATTTGCACTGACTTTCGGATGTTGGACTTGCGGCCCTCCAGCATCTTCTCTTTGTCTAGATCCTGGTTCACACCCAGAGGAACGAGTTTAGTCCGGGGCAGCCACTGCCTGTCAGACAAGTTAAAAAGATGAAATGAGGCATGATTTCAGATAGAAAAGTACTAGCCCTTTTGCACTCCATGCATTTAGAAATGCCTTGCTCTCAAGGAACTGTGTAGTATATTGAGAAGAACAGCCCAGCAACAGTTATACAGGGGAATAACTGAATCAGGAGAAACTTGAGGCATTAACATTGATTCTACAAAGGATTTACTAGAAGACTCGCTTAGGAAATACTAAGTTACATTTAGTAGAAGTTAGCTAAAGGAGTTCTGCCTCCAATATAATTGGAAAGTAAGTAGTGGACTAACCAGGTGTGTTAGAAACTGTAGGACAGAAAATTTTGTACCAAAATGGCAGTCTAGGGTtgctgaaaaaaatgtttctgctaATGTTTGCTCACCAAGATTGATATCCAATTAATCTCGATtcccaaaacaaaaggaggtaaCACTGATTTAAAACCAGCCATCAGGTCCATCTGCATATCAAAGAACATGCTTCTAAGGTGGCAGTGCAAGTGACAGCTATCATTAAAGGCATCCTGGTCTGCCACCAAGTGAACTACTTATAAGGAAAAGCGTAATTCTATCAAGTGACCTAGACAACCCTAGGTAACAACTATTCAGACAAGAACAACACTGGTGTACTTAAAAAATTCTGGCAATTTCTTTGCTGTGTAAATTTCCCATATGCCCAAGTGGTCAGACTTGCAGTCTTCTATCTCTGTTTAAACTGTTTAAAGTGCAACCTGGCGCCATGATCTGAAAGAGATTTAAGGTTGACAGTGTACATGGGATTTATTGTGTTTGAGGCTGGTTCCCTTTTTTGCCAGCACCAGTTGCATGCTATTATTAGAgactttccttttaaattcttaaGTGTGATGAGTTCTCGCTGGGAAGGCATATTAATTCTACAGCATAACCACAGGGCATCTTATGGGTGCAAATATCTTGTCCCAGCTGCTTTAGGGAAACCACAGATGATCATCTGTAGGCAATTAACATGATTTTAACAGGAGGGATTTAAGGCTTAAATGTTTATGCTTGTTTTTCCTCATCTTGTTACTAtagaggaaaaatggaaaaaataagtcAGAAGCCAtctgaatgtgggcagagagccACCCTAAATTTGTCAGTCACTGATGGTCCTTTGGTTTCTAGTTACAGCTGTTTGCCAGCTACTGCCTACTCAGTCCATCAGACGAAGGACCACACACCCATTCTTAGAGCTATTCTAAGTgcgccctccccacccccatgcactTTGTAATAACCTAATCTGTTGCTGTGTCTCTTGGCAGTCTGCTGccacattacagatggctgtattTATATCTGTGGCTTTAAGGCACACCAAATGCACCCCTCTTTCCTTACCAGGTTCGTTTGTTGTCAAAGAAGAGAACGAGGTAGAGATGCTCTCGGGCTTCCTGTGTCATCTGTTCCCCAAGTTTCAGAACCTCCAGTGGTGGTACAGGGATGGGAACCCCATGGTGGAACATACCTTCTCGGGGCATCTTTGGATCAATGATCTGAGGGTTCAATACAAGCCCAGTTTCATTAGGTCACTTCTTCCCTGAGTAGCCCTATCTAAGAACTCAAAGAATATGTTACAGGGGCTGCAGTGTTGACCTGCATGATTTCAGAACCTATGGTgcaaaaggagacagggagaggtggGAAACTGACTGGGATCTCTTTAAGGTACTGAAATACATGTGTCTACCAGTCTGCCTGCTAAGGAGCCCTGTATTCCACAGCTTGGCAGGGAGAAGGCAAGGCTACACTTAAGAATACCAGTCCTAGGGCTGTAAAGAAAGGAGTGAGGACAAGAGAAACTGTAGGCCTACCAGAGCTGGGTATGATGGATAGCCTCGGCATTTGGCCCACACAAGGTCCAGAGCATCCAATGGGGAGTCTTCATCCTCTGACAGCCAGCCAGCTCCTCGACCCAGACTCTTTCTTACCACTTCACAGGAACGGGAGAGAGGGGGCGGATCAGCAGCTGGGGGGCTGGCAAGGCTTTGAAACTGGGTCCCCAGCACCCCTGACTTTGGGTGAGGGTACTTACTGCTGTGGCCCACGCCGCGGCCAGTGCCCACGGAGTAGGCCTCATTCTCAGTGCCTGAGGTATCTTCACTGCTGTCCTCTGGGAATGTGCCCCGAGAGAAGGAGGGCTTGCCCCGGCCTTGCTTTGAGGGTGTTGTGCTGTGTAAAGACAATTGGAATGCAAATCACAGGGGGAAATGGGGATGGCATGGCAGGGTCCTCTCCTTGTTAAGTTCCCAAATCTACACTTTTAAAAAGCTGAGACTATATGAGGTTGGCAATGCCCACCCTTAGAGGATAGGCTAGGAATCAGATTAATATAGAACTCTGTCATGCCTGcctacaaacaaaaccaaccagagaACTGTCAGAtgctctattatttttttttactgttctgACGCACTTGAAATTGATCCTAGGATCTCACAAACTAGACAAGTGTTCCACCAAAAAGCTATATCCGCCGTCCTTGAGATGGCTGGTCTGGAGCTTGTTCtagagcccaggctgacctttggCTGCAGCAATCCTACTTCCatcttccaggtgctgggatcatagaTATGATTTACCACACCCAGCTGGTCCTCTGAACACCGAGACTGAGAATGTTATGTAGATTCAGattcttgctttttaaataaatttaatccTGTccttttggagttttgtttttgggtgtctttttttaagattttattttatctgtatgagcattttgcttgcatgtatgtctgtgtaccatgtacatacaGTGCCTATGGAAGCCAACAAAGGGCATCTAATCCCCCTGGAACTAGCGTATactgtgtgggtactggaaattggaccagggtcctctggaagagcagccccatattcaggttttttttttgttttgttttgttttttccagagctgaggaccgaacccagggccttgcgcttgctaggcaagcactctaccactgagctaaatcccaaccccctgtattcagtttttaaaaacatctttgggGCCAAAATCAAGTGACTGATGGCAAATCCTAGCTACAAGGCAATGGTTTGCATTGCCCCAAGGCCTCAGCTTAACCTATGACGGTGTCTTTTGTTCTGTTAGGATGACTAACCCATTCCATTTATTTTACAGGGACACTTGGGTTTGAACTCCTTCCTTTGGAACGAATGGCTGCCACCCAACTTCCAGTGGGAAAAGCCTGTAAAGGCATTCTGCAGCCTGCCTCCCATCTGCAGGGCTAGTACCTGGTCCGGTCTGAGGccgcactgctgctgctgctgctgctggactcAGAGTCTGAGCTACTCCGGGGAAGGTTGCAGTCATTACGGTACACCAAGAAACTCTTCTTCACTGGCTGGTTCCCACTGCTGAAGCCATTGGCTGGTAAGTcttggagggaagaggaggagggaaggaaccaACTGGTCAGGAAGACATAGACCAGAGCCAGCATTGGGGGTTAAAATGGAATCAGAGTTCTCTTTTTGGACTGAAAATTTCCTTCAGCTTTGGCCAGCAGAGATAGCCCTGGGCATTTCTACCGTAGCTGGCCAAAGCTCTGCCCTGACCCTCACGTTCCCTTGGCCTAAAGACATAAAGGGCTTAAAGGGTAGGAAGTTCCCcaaggcagaagagaagagaaaaggtaaaGTGATGGTGGAGAGGGGGCTTGGATGTGAACCTGGCTGGGTCAGTATCTTTGGGCCTCAGTTTTTACAAATGAAAGGTGAGGGGATGGAATTAAAAAGACTCCTCAGCTATCTATTATAGGGAAACAAAGGAGAGCTTGAAGTAAGCTGGGAAGAATGGCAGCTCTGCTCACTCTTAGGGAAGAGGGGGAGCTGGGGGCTGGGTGATGATGAGGCTCACCCATTGGGGGATCTTCTGTGGATTTATCACTGTCGCTGTCTGAGCTTGAACTGGGCCGGGGACTCCTACCCCGCTTGCGCTGACGTAGGGAGCCCATGATGGGGAGTTGAGGGGGCCCCACAGGACTGCCTCCGTGGCTGGGGGTCATCTGGCTCTCCCGGTTTTTTGGGGGCCGGCCCGGCCTCTTGGGCGGTCCAGCTGTCTTCGGGTTCTTTTTGGAGAACAGAACTGAGGTTCTCCTGCCCACCTCATGTGCGGGGGTTGAGGACATGTTGGGACCCAGGcctggagcagagaaagagaggagagttGGTGAGGGGCCTGACATGAGAAGGAAGGTAGATATCCAGGGTCACATGCTGGGAATACAGAATCATTATCTAAACTTAAGATGATTTTGGGGCTAGGGATTTAGAACAACTCATATCAACAGCCAGAGGTAGCTAAGAAGCCCCTGACTGGGtaatgaagaagaaaggacaggTAGCCGTGCAGGAAGGACCTCTGCTTAGGGTCAGCAGGGCTGAGGACATGCTGCAGAGACAAAGTCTAACTTGCTTTGGGGTCCACCTTGCTATAGGGTTCAGACCTTTGCTTGTTTCCTGGCTGCTGCTCTCTTCTGCAGCACTGTCAGTCTGTCCATCTTTGTCACAGGCTGCTGGGTGGGGTGTCAGATTGCCCCGACCTGAGGGACCATGACGCTCAGGCCCATCCCGGCCAGTCTCCCGCTGATGAGCAAGCTTTCGCCGCAGTGCTGTCATCTCCTTCTTGATCATTTTTGCACGCCGGGAGCGGCCCACACTCTGCTTGCTGGCATTGACTTCGTCCAGCCGCTCCAGCAACAACTTCAGCTGTTCTTCTACTGGCAGGTGTTTCTGGTTCTCCAGCAGGACCAGACGCTCTTCCTCTACTGCCAGGGAGAGTTGGGGGGGGAGAAAGGTCAGGCTCAGAGCAGCCCATTGGGCCCCTGGGCAGGCAAGAGGAAACCCACTCTTCCTATTGGCTTCTCCTAGGCACAGCTGTAAAACAGCAGCACTAGTATGTAGAATGGTGGTCCAGCCATCCATTCACTCAGTCTGGCTCTTGGGAGAGCATTCCTGGGGATAGCCTGCTGCTGCTCAGCCCAGCTGTTTTCTGCCTATACTGCCTGCTCTGCTCCCAGGGACTTTAGGAAAACTGTCCATCTCTGGCATTGCCCTCAATACATGCGGATGACTTATCACCCACCATCTTCAGTGTGATGTGAGACCTCATCTCCAGCCAGGTTGTGAGGGATATGCATGCCCGTCTCAAAGTCAATGCCCATTTTTTCTGCCTGGCGCCGGGCTTGACGGAGGACAGCACCACCCTGCTCACGGAGTCGCACTGCTGCCCTGTAGAAGATGGTGTCCTTGGCATTATACTTTAGGCAGTTGCTGACAATGAGGTTGAAGTCCTCCTCAAAATCATCAAAGTTCAAGTAGCGGTAAGCCTCCAAGTTCTGCTTCATGGTGAAAAAGTCCATGGGCTTTTTGATGTGGTCTAGGTAGTCAGGTACCTGGGAGAGCAAGGTAAATGTCTAAGTGGAGATCTATTCTCATTCTCCCAAACCCTACTCTTAACAGCACCCCTAAAATGCATCTAGCAACCACCTCCCACCATAGTTAAGAGGTAGGCATGTAGTACAAGGGCAAGTTCTAGTACTGACTTTCTCCTGGAAATGATGATGAAAATGTAGGCCAATCTATTTCCTGGAGCCATTGGCAGCTTTAACGAGAAAAAAGTCATGAGAAGTCTCTAAAAACTGTACCACCTTGTATACTGTTCTTGGTTAGCTAAGGTTTGTGGTAAGGCTGCTGCCTCAGATGTCTCATTTTATATCTTTCAGAGAGAAGAGTCAACCTAGGGCTTCAGAGTTGGCTCTTTAGATTCTCAGTCTTCTGAAGTTTCTATTGTAGGCTTGAACACCCTGAAAGTATCTTTCTGCCTTGCAACTGTTCATCTGGTAAACTCTGGGCAAGGAGTGCAGATGGCCTCCCATTCTGAGTTCTTGGGATGTGATAAGGACAGACTAGAGTTGAGGTGATACATGTAGCTCAGTTTATTCTGCCCCAGAGCCACCGAATCCTTTATACCTAGGTCCCAACCTAGTCCCAGGGGTCAGACCTGCAGCAGGGGTCCaactgggagaggaagaaaaagaagttggagTGAGGGGAAGGGATTCTTACTTCGTCCAATTCGGTTACCTCAGACAGAGGGACCGGCTCGCTGAAGATGTTGCCTGTGTCCTTCTCTTGGAGCTGTTCCAAGGTTTTTcggaggaggatgaggaaagggGTCAGCTGCATTTCCATGGCAATCTGCTGGATCTTGATCTGACACACAAAAAAGCTGGATCAGCCAGGCCCTGGCCAGTCCCTCAGCAGAGGTCAAAGGAGATGGTCCTTGCTGGCTCGCTCGGGAACATGCTTTTCTTATTCAGGCCCCATGAAAGAAAG
Proteins encoded in this window:
- the Brpf1 gene encoding peregrin isoform X1 — encoded protein: MGVDFDVKTFCHNLRATKPPYECPVETCRKVYKSYSGIEYHLYHYDHDSPPPPQQTPLRKHKKKGRQSRPANKQSPSPSEVSQSPGREVMSYAQAQRMVEVDLHGRVHRISIFDNLDVVSEDEEAPEEAPENGSNKENTETPAATPKSGKHKNKEKRKDSNHHHHSAPASAAPKLPEVVYRELDQDTPDAPPRPTSYYRYIEKSAEELDEEVEYDMDEEDYIWLDIMNERRKTEGVSPIPQEIFEYLMDRLEKESYFESHNKGDPNALVDEDAVCCICNDGECQNSNVILFCDMCNLAVHQECYGVPYIPEGQWLCRRCLQSPSRAVDCALCPNKGGAFKQTDDGRWAHVVCALWIPEVCFANTVFLEPIDSIEHIPPARWKLTCYICKQRGSGACIQCHKANCYTAFHVTCAQQAGLYMKMEPVRETGANGTSFSVRKTAYCDIHTPPGSARRLPALSHSEGEEEEDEEEDEGKSWSSEKVKKAKAKSRIKMKKARKILAEKRAAAPVVSVPCIPPHRLSKITNRLTIQRKSQFMQRLHSYWTLKRQSRNGVPLLRRLQTHLQSQRNCDQVGRDSEDKNWALKEQLKSWQRLRHDLERARLLVELIRKREKLKRETIKIQQIAMEMQLTPFLILLRKTLEQLQEKDTGNIFSEPVPLSEVTELDEVPDYLDHIKKPMDFFTMKQNLEAYRYLNFDDFEEDFNLIVSNCLKYNAKDTIFYRAAVRLREQGGAVLRQARRQAEKMGIDFETGMHIPHNLAGDEVSHHTEDVEEERLVLLENQKHLPVEEQLKLLLERLDEVNASKQSVGRSRRAKMIKKEMTALRRKLAHQRETGRDGPERHGPSGRGNLTPHPAACDKDGQTDSAAEESSSQETSKGLGPNMSSTPAHEVGRRTSVLFSKKNPKTAGPPKRPGRPPKNRESQMTPSHGGSPVGPPQLPIMGSLRQRKRGRSPRPSSSSDSDSDKSTEDPPMDLPANGFSSGNQPVKKSFLVYRNDCNLPRSSSDSESSSSSSSSAASDRTSTTPSKQGRGKPSFSRGTFPEDSSEDTSGTENEAYSVGTGRGVGHSSKYPHPKSGVLGTQFQSLASPPAADPPPLSRSCEVVRKSLGRGAGWLSEDEDSPLDALDLVWAKCRGYPSYPALIIDPKMPREGMFHHGVPIPVPPLEVLKLGEQMTQEAREHLYLVLFFDNKRTWQWLPRTKLVPLGVNQDLDKEKMLEGRKSNIRKSVQIAYHRALQHRSKVQGEQSSETSDSD
- the Brpf1 gene encoding peregrin isoform X2, with product MGVDFDVKTFCHNLRATKPPYECPVETCRKVYKSYSGIEYHLYHYDHDSPPPPQQTPLRKHKKKGRQSRPANKQSPSPSEVSQSPGREVMSYAQAQRMVEVDLHGRVHRISIFDNLDVVSEDEEAPEEAPENGSNKENTETPAATPKSGKHKNKEKRKDSNHHHHSAPASAAPKLPEVVYRELDQDTPDAPPRPTSYYRYIEKSAEELDEEVEYDMDEEDYIWLDIMNERRKTEGVSPIPQEIFEYLMDRLEKESYFESHNKGDPNALVDEDAVCCICNDGECQNSNVILFCDMCNLAVHQECYGVPYIPEGQWLCRRCLQSPSRAVDCALCPNKGGAFKQTDDGRWAHVVCALWIPEVCFANTVFLEPIDSIEHIPPARWKLTCYICKQRGSGACIQCHKANCYTAFHVTCAQQAGLYMKMEPVRETGANGTSFSVRKTAYCDIHTPPGSARRLPALSHSEGEEEEDEEEDEGKSWSSEKVKKAKAKSRIKMKKARKILAEKRAAAPVVSVPCIPPHRLSKITNRLTIQRKSQFMQRLHSYWTLKRQSRNGVPLLRRLQTHLQSQRNCDQVGRDSEDKNWALKEQLKSWQRLRHDLERARLLVELIRKREKLKRETIKIQQIAMEMQLTPFLILLRKTLEQLQEKDTGNIFSEPVPLSEVPDYLDHIKKPMDFFTMKQNLEAYRYLNFDDFEEDFNLIVSNCLKYNAKDTIFYRAAVRLREQGGAVLRQARRQAEKMGIDFETGMHIPHNLAGDEVSHHTEDVEEERLVLLENQKHLPVEEQLKLLLERLDEVNASKQSVGRSRRAKMIKKEMTALRRKLAHQRETGRDGPERHGPSGRGNLTPHPAACDKDGQTDSAAEESSSQETSKGLGPNMSSTPAHEVGRRTSVLFSKKNPKTAGPPKRPGRPPKNRESQMTPSHGGSPVGPPQLPIMGSLRQRKRGRSPRPSSSSDSDSDKSTEDPPMDLPANGFSSGNQPVKKSFLVYRNDCNLPRSSSDSESSSSSSSSAASDRTSTTPSKQGRGKPSFSRGTFPEDSSEDTSGTENEAYSVGTGRGVGHSSKYPHPKSGVLGTQFQSLASPPAADPPPLSRSCEVVRKSLGRGAGWLSEDEDSPLDALDLVWAKCRGYPSYPALIIDPKMPREGMFHHGVPIPVPPLEVLKLGEQMTQEAREHLYLVLFFDNKRTWQWLPRTKLVPLGVNQDLDKEKMLEGRKSNIRKSVQIAYHRALQHRSKVQGEQSSETSDSD
- the Ogg1 gene encoding N-glycosylase/DNA lyase isoform X3, with amino-acid sequence MLFSSSLSSSMRHRTLTSSPALWASIPCPRSELRLDLVLASGQSFRWREQSPAHWSGVLADQVWTLTQTEDQLYCTVYRGDKGQVGRPTLEELETLHKYFQLDVSLAQLYSHWASVDSHFQSVAQKFQGVRLLRQDPTECLFSFICSSNNNIARITGMVERLCQAFGPRLVQLDDVTYHGFPSLHALAGPEVETHLRKLGLGYRARYVYASAKAILEEQGGPAWLQQLRVASYEEAHKALCTLPGVGAKVADCICLMALDKPQAVPVDVHVWQIAHRDYGWQPKTSQTKGPSPLANKELGNFFRNLWGPYAGWAQATPYAPSHRCCSVLTFVNKTCLGSHQQNAKRDLRRQKAR
- the Ogg1 gene encoding N-glycosylase/DNA lyase isoform X1, with the protein product MLFSSSLSSSMRHRTLTSSPALWASIPCPRSELRLDLVLASGQSFRWREQSPAHWSGVLADQVWTLTQTEDQLYCTVYRGDKGQVGRPTLEELETLHKYFQLDVSLAQLYSHWASVDSHFQSVAQKFQGVRLLRQDPTECLFSFICSSNNNIARITGMVERLCQAFGPRLVQLDDVTYHGFPSLHALAGPEVETHLRKLGLGYRARYVYASAKAILEEQGGPAWLQQLRVASYEEAHKALCTLPGVGAKVADCICLMALDKPQAVPVDVHVWQIAHRDYGWQPKTSQTKGPSPLANKELGNFFRNLWGPYAGWAQAVLFSADLRQQNLSREPPAKRKKGSKKTEG